In Acidobacteriota bacterium, the sequence TCGGTGATGCCCTCTTTGATATTGCCTTTGCCAAGCCAGTAGGTGCGCGCCAGCGAAGCGTGCGCGCCGGCATTGTTCGGTTCGATTCTGATGGCTTCTTTAATCGCTTCAATCGCTTCGTCGTAACGACCGAGCGTGTTGTAAGCCGCGCCCAGCCATTGATGGGCGTGCGAGAGTTTCGGATTCATAGACAGGGCTTTGCGTTCCAGTTCAACGGCTTTTTCCGCCAGTTCCGGCAGGTGCACAAAACCGCTCTTCAAATCATAGACCGCGCCCATCGCCGCCCAGGCTTTCGCGTAATTCGGGTCGTATTCCGTAGCCTTCTCGAAATGTTGAATGGCGCGGTCGAGCGATTCGCGACTGCCCATTCTGAGATTCATCATGCCGAGCGAAAAATGTTCATAAGCCTCGACCGATTCGGTATCGTCGCGTTCGATTTCGCGGATTTCCGAAGTGTCGAGTTTCAAATTCAAATCCTGCGACAACTCATAAACGATGCGATCCTGTAAATCGAAAATTTCCGTGACCTGCCCGTCGATTTTGACGGTGCGAATGACTTTGCCGGTTTCGACTTCGACGGCGCGCGCGGTGATGCGAATCATCGGCCCGATGCGTTGAAAACCGCCGCCGACAATCCAACTCGCGCCGAGTCGTCTGCCGACTTCGATGGCAAACGCTTCGTCGAGTTCCATTGAACTTGCGACATTCAAATGTCGCAAAACTTCGACCGTCCGTTCGCGCCCGATGACCAGCAACCCTTTGACGTTTTTCAAATCGGCGGTCACCGTTTCAGCAATGCCTGAACCAATCCAATCATCCGCCGCTTCTTTGGTGATGTTGACGAAATTCATCACCGCGATGGCATTTTTCAAAACCGGCGGCGATTCGATTTCACCTGTCGAACGGGTGTCGGTTAAAAGCGATGTCGCACGCGCCGCGTCACCCGTACTCAATCCGAAACTGCCGGTGCGGCGGTCGCCTTCGAGGTCGCGTTTCAAATTGCGCAAATCGATGTACATTTCACGCGCCGATTGATAGCGGTAGGTCACATCTTTTTCCATCGCTTTGCGAACGATGCGTTCAAGTTCCAGAGGAACGTTGTAATTGAACCGCGAAATCGCCTGGGGTTCCTGATTGACGAGGTTGTTGATGATGTCTGTCGGGCTGACACCGGTAAATGGCAAATGACCGGTGAGCATTTCATAACCGACGACGCCAAGCGCAAAAATATCCGAACGATTATCTACGGTTTTGCCGAGCGCCTGTTCAGGCGACATATAAGCGACCGTGCCCATCACTACGCCTGCCACCGTTTCATTGCCGAGCATCACTGTGGGGCTTGAATCATCAATCGGCGCGGTGCGCGTGTTGTTACTCAATTTACTATCGAGTTTCGCAAGCCCGAAATCCAGAATTTTCACCAACCCCCGGTCGGTAAGCATGAGATTCGCGCTCTTGATGTCGCGATGGATGATGCCGAGACTATGAGCTTCGTCGAGGGCATCGGCGACCTGCATTAAAATGTCTGTGGCTTCGCTGGCGCTTACCATCCCGCGTTCGATTTTTTGCGAGAGCATTTCGCCTTCGACATATTCCATAACGATATAGCTGATGTCTTCGTGTTCGCCGATGTCGAAAATGGCGACGATATTGGGGGAGCGTAAAACGGAAGCGGCGCGGGCTTCGCGCAGGAAACGCTCGCGCCTGTCAGGGTCATATTGAAACGAGGAAGGGAGAATTTTCAAAGCGACCTGCCGACCAAGCCGGGTGTCTTCTGCCAGGTACACTTCGCCCATTCCGCCTGCGCCAAGCTGTACACCCAATCGGTAATGATGAATAGTTTTATCGGTCATGCGTTCGAGCGTCCTTACTTAATCACTGATATAAGAGTGTAACAAACCAGAGACAAAAGCGTGAGTGAGAATTGAGTGGCAGATGGAATCTCTCTTAAAATTTCGCTTAGGATTTTGCAAACTCGGAGTAGGGTTACTTCAAGCAGGATTGTCTAACATTTTAGAGGTAGGTTCTCAGGAGGTCTTAATTTTCGGTTACTTCATCCTCTATTGGTTGTGCAATCGCTGTTTCTGTGGCTAATCGGAGAGATAGAATTGCTTCTTTCAGCAATGGGTTGACTGCGCTATCAGGCTCTGCCATGACAAGATTTTGATATGCTTCAAGAAATCTCATTCTTATGCGATAAAAGAGGTGCAGAAAATGCCTCA encodes:
- a CDS encoding protein kinase — its product is MTDKTIHHYRLGVQLGAGGMGEVYLAEDTRLGRQVALKILPSSFQYDPDRRERFLREARAASVLRSPNIVAIFDIGEHEDISYIVMEYVEGEMLSQKIERGMVSASEATDILMQVADALDEAHSLGIIHRDIKSANLMLTDRGLVKILDFGLAKLDSKLSNNTRTAPIDDSSPTVMLGNETVAGVVMGTVAYMSPEQALGKTVDNRSDIFALGVVGYEMLTGHLPFTGVSPTDIINNLVNQEPQAISRFNYNVPLELERIVRKAMEKDVTYRYQSAREMYIDLRNLKRDLEGDRRTGSFGLSTGDAARATSLLTDTRSTGEIESPPVLKNAIAVMNFVNITKEAADDWIGSGIAETVTADLKNVKGLLVIGRERTVEVLRHLNVASSMELDEAFAIEVGRRLGASWIVGGGFQRIGPMIRITARAVEVETGKVIRTVKIDGQVTEIFDLQDRIVYELSQDLNLKLDTSEIREIERDDTESVEAYEHFSLGMMNLRMGSRESLDRAIQHFEKATEYDPNYAKAWAAMGAVYDLKSGFVHLPELAEKAVELERKALSMNPKLSHAHQWLGAAYNTLGRYDEAIEAIKEAIRIEPNNAGAHASLARTYWLGKGNIKEGITELQHALTLNPEQGYAYLQLALLYAIQGDYHSAEVTARQAVELQEKFMSGKEGLQVVGAHGRLGYAFYRQERFDEAIAEYEKERSHLAASDHALRDRTLIELDQKIGAALLRKGNQPDAELYFSDAIRRFEELLVKGAGDPYTKYYMASLYALRGDTENAIKYLSESSEHLRALNAVRASSDPDFESIKADPRFKEIVEGEK